One window of Oncorhynchus kisutch isolate 150728-3 linkage group LG25, Okis_V2, whole genome shotgun sequence genomic DNA carries:
- the LOC109870161 gene encoding sphingomyelin synthase-related protein 1-like isoform X1: MLRLVSETRLTLGYFTGHEQYIVSVLQSEGEMSSSTQLSIQHWTTKHVAKWLKDEGFCHYVDLLCNKHRLDGMSLLTLSEYDLRSPPLELKVLGDIKRLMVSLRKLQKHNLDILEELGVPFDGHSPQGGDWHCNGDSSRECDNSNTDTAPVGEQYLQYRNGKYKHGGSRRLDPEYWKTALSAIYVVFVFGFTSFVMVIVHDRVPDMRTYPPLPDIFLDSVPRIPWAFAMAEACGVILCNIWLLVLLLHKHRSILLRRLCSLMGTVFMLRCVTMFVTSLSVPGQHLQCSGKVYGDMWAKLHRALVIWSGFGMSLTGVHTCGDYMFSGHTVVITMLNFFVTEYTPRGWNFIHTLSWVLNLFGIFFILAAHEHYSIDVFIAFYITTRLFLYYHTLANTRAYQQSRRARIWFPMFSFFECNVNGPVPNEYGWPFSKPAMIRSMIGY; the protein is encoded by the exons atgttacgtctagtttcTGAGACCAGGCTGACGTTAGGTTACTTCACTGGTCATGAACAATACATTGTTTCAGT TTTACAGAGTGAAGGGGAGATGTCTAGTAGTACCCAGCTGAGCATCCAGCATTGGACCACCAAGCACGTAGCCAAGTGGCTGAAGGACGAGGGCTTCTGCCACTATGTAGACCTGCTGTGCAACAAGCACCGTCTGGATGGCATGTCTTTACTCACCCTGAGTGAATACGACCTCCGCTCTCCCCCGCTGGAACTCAAGGTGCTGGGGGACATCAAGAGGCTGATGGTGTCCCTCCGCAAGCTGCAGAAACACAACCTGGACATCCTGGAGGAGCTGGGGGTCCCGTTCGACGGGCACTCGCCTCAGGGTGGGGACTGGCACTGCAACGGAGACTCCAGTAGAGAGTGCGATAACTCGAACACAGACACAGCACCGGTTGGAGAGCAGTATCTTCAGTATAGGAATGGGAAGTACAAGCACGGAGGGAGCAGGAGGCTGGACCCTGAGTACTGGAAGACGGCGCTTAGTGCCATCTATGTGGTGTTTGTGTTCGGATTTACCTCTTTCGTTATGGTGATTGTGCATGACAGGGTGCCGGACATGCGCACTTACCCGCCCTTGCCAGACATTTTCTTAGACAG TGTACCTAGAATACCATGGGCCTTTGCCATGGCAGAGGCATGTGGAGTCATCCTGTGTAATATCTGGCTGCTAGTTCTGCTGCTGCACAAACACAG GTCCATTCTACTGCGGCGACTGTGCAGCCTCATGGGGACTGTGTTCATGCTGCGTTGCGTCACCATGTTTGTGACCTCCCTGTCAGTGCCAGGGCAGCACCTGCAGTGCTCAGGAAAG GTGTATGGTGATATGTGGGCCAAACTGCATCGAGCTCTGGTCATATGGAGTGGATTTGGAATGTCCCTCACAGGGGTCCATACGTGTGGGGACTACATGTTCAGTGGTCACACGGTGGTCATCACCATGCTCAACTTCTTTGTGACAGAAT ACACCCCGCGTGGCTGGAACTTCATCCACACCTTGTCCTGGGTCCTGAACTTGTTTGGCATCTTCTTTATCCTGGCGGCCCATGAACACTATTCCATCGACGTCTTCATCGCCTTCTACATCACAACCAGGCTGTTCCTGTACTACCACACGCTGGCTAACACCAGGGCCTACCAGCAGAGTCGCAGGGCCCGCATCTGGTTCCCCATGTTCTCCTTCTTCGAATGCAACGTCAACGGCCCCGTGCCCAACGAGTACGGCTGGCCCTTCTCTAAACCCGCCATGATCCGGAGCATGATTGGGTACTAG
- the LOC109870161 gene encoding sphingomyelin synthase-related protein 1-like isoform X2, with protein sequence MSSSTQLSIQHWTTKHVAKWLKDEGFCHYVDLLCNKHRLDGMSLLTLSEYDLRSPPLELKVLGDIKRLMVSLRKLQKHNLDILEELGVPFDGHSPQGGDWHCNGDSSRECDNSNTDTAPVGEQYLQYRNGKYKHGGSRRLDPEYWKTALSAIYVVFVFGFTSFVMVIVHDRVPDMRTYPPLPDIFLDSVPRIPWAFAMAEACGVILCNIWLLVLLLHKHRSILLRRLCSLMGTVFMLRCVTMFVTSLSVPGQHLQCSGKVYGDMWAKLHRALVIWSGFGMSLTGVHTCGDYMFSGHTVVITMLNFFVTEYTPRGWNFIHTLSWVLNLFGIFFILAAHEHYSIDVFIAFYITTRLFLYYHTLANTRAYQQSRRARIWFPMFSFFECNVNGPVPNEYGWPFSKPAMIRSMIGY encoded by the exons ATGTCTAGTAGTACCCAGCTGAGCATCCAGCATTGGACCACCAAGCACGTAGCCAAGTGGCTGAAGGACGAGGGCTTCTGCCACTATGTAGACCTGCTGTGCAACAAGCACCGTCTGGATGGCATGTCTTTACTCACCCTGAGTGAATACGACCTCCGCTCTCCCCCGCTGGAACTCAAGGTGCTGGGGGACATCAAGAGGCTGATGGTGTCCCTCCGCAAGCTGCAGAAACACAACCTGGACATCCTGGAGGAGCTGGGGGTCCCGTTCGACGGGCACTCGCCTCAGGGTGGGGACTGGCACTGCAACGGAGACTCCAGTAGAGAGTGCGATAACTCGAACACAGACACAGCACCGGTTGGAGAGCAGTATCTTCAGTATAGGAATGGGAAGTACAAGCACGGAGGGAGCAGGAGGCTGGACCCTGAGTACTGGAAGACGGCGCTTAGTGCCATCTATGTGGTGTTTGTGTTCGGATTTACCTCTTTCGTTATGGTGATTGTGCATGACAGGGTGCCGGACATGCGCACTTACCCGCCCTTGCCAGACATTTTCTTAGACAG TGTACCTAGAATACCATGGGCCTTTGCCATGGCAGAGGCATGTGGAGTCATCCTGTGTAATATCTGGCTGCTAGTTCTGCTGCTGCACAAACACAG GTCCATTCTACTGCGGCGACTGTGCAGCCTCATGGGGACTGTGTTCATGCTGCGTTGCGTCACCATGTTTGTGACCTCCCTGTCAGTGCCAGGGCAGCACCTGCAGTGCTCAGGAAAG GTGTATGGTGATATGTGGGCCAAACTGCATCGAGCTCTGGTCATATGGAGTGGATTTGGAATGTCCCTCACAGGGGTCCATACGTGTGGGGACTACATGTTCAGTGGTCACACGGTGGTCATCACCATGCTCAACTTCTTTGTGACAGAAT ACACCCCGCGTGGCTGGAACTTCATCCACACCTTGTCCTGGGTCCTGAACTTGTTTGGCATCTTCTTTATCCTGGCGGCCCATGAACACTATTCCATCGACGTCTTCATCGCCTTCTACATCACAACCAGGCTGTTCCTGTACTACCACACGCTGGCTAACACCAGGGCCTACCAGCAGAGTCGCAGGGCCCGCATCTGGTTCCCCATGTTCTCCTTCTTCGAATGCAACGTCAACGGCCCCGTGCCCAACGAGTACGGCTGGCCCTTCTCTAAACCCGCCATGATCCGGAGCATGATTGGGTACTAG
- the LOC109870163 gene encoding voltage-dependent anion-selective channel protein 2, with protein sequence MAVPPSYGDLGKSAKDIFNKGYGFGLVKLDVKTKSSSGVEFKTSGSSNTDTSKVNGNLETKYKWAEYGLTFTEKWTTDNTLGTEITVEDQITKGLKLTFDTQFSPNSGKKSGKVKTAYKREYVNLGVDVDFDFAGPAIHGVAVAGYEGWLAGYQMTFDTAKSKMTQSNFAVGYKTGDFQLHTNVNDGTEFGGSIYQKVNDKLETAVNLAWTAGSNSTRFGIAAKYQLDSSASISAKVNNASLVGVGYTQTLRPGMKLVLSALVDGKSINAGGHKLGLGLELEA encoded by the exons ATGGCTGTTCCTCCATCATATGGTGACCTTGGTAAATCTGCAAAGGACATCTTCAACAAAGGATACG GTTTTGGATTGGTGAAACTTGATGTCAAGACTAAGTCTTCAAGTGGAGTG GAATTCAAAACCTCTGGCTCATCCAACACTGACACCAGCAAAGTCAATGGCAACCTGGAGACCAAGTACAAATGGGCTGAATACGGCCTGACGTTTACAGAGAAGTGGACCACAGACAACACTCTGGGGACTGAGATCACCGTTGAAGACCAG ATCACCAAAGGGCTGAAACTTACGTTCGACACCCAATTCTCACCAAATTCTGG CAAGAAGAGCGGTAAGGTGAAGACTGCGTATAAGCGTGAATACGTCAACTTGGGCGTGGATGTGGACTTTGACTTTGCCGGCCCAGCCATCCATGGGGTGGCGGTGGCCGGATACGAgggatggctggctggctaccAGATGACCTTTGACACGGCGAAGTCCAAAATGACCCAGAGCAACTTTGCTGTTGGCTACAAAACGGGAGATTTCCAGCTGCACACCAATGT TAATGATGGCACAGAGTTTGGAGGGTCCATTTACCAGAAGGTGAATGACAAGCTGGAAACTGCTGTGAACCTGGCCTGGACAGCAGGCAGCAACAGCACGCGCTTTGGCATCGCTGCCAAGTATCAGCTGGACTCCAGTGCCTCCATATCT GCTAAAGTTAACAATGCCAGCTTGGTGGGAGTGGGCTATACCCAGACGCTGCGACCAG GTATGAAACTTGTCCTGTCTGCACTGGTGGATGGCAAGAGCATCAACGCCGGTGGCCACAAGCTGGGACTGGGCCTGGAGCTGGAGGCATAA